One stretch of Pseudomonas fluorescens Q2-87 DNA includes these proteins:
- the mksE gene encoding Mks condensin complex protein MksE: MHLDLSELSQLAPIFRELFKGYHVSRRDPELYAQLSNFQDQYRTLFKALGFELVCDTRGFYYFVPDLAAAAVNKTAQRLALFTFILVEHLADQGRDPIAVLDGGSLGRDELPSLLEKYRDLFIQAEVQTQEELEEKIMRRMTQLGFAGEENGIYRFLPPMHRFLDVCLSVQQDRDLAASLHSVLPLPAPVLIDEDSDEKLLQTDDPLDLSPFDGEESEDDALARAIAEEQETDA; encoded by the coding sequence CATCTTGATCTATCCGAACTGTCCCAGCTGGCGCCGATCTTTCGCGAGCTGTTCAAGGGCTACCACGTCAGCCGCCGCGACCCGGAGCTGTACGCGCAACTGTCCAACTTCCAGGACCAGTACCGCACGCTGTTCAAGGCCCTGGGCTTCGAACTGGTGTGCGACACCCGTGGCTTCTATTACTTCGTGCCGGACCTGGCCGCCGCGGCAGTGAACAAGACCGCCCAGCGCCTGGCCCTGTTCACCTTCATCCTGGTCGAACATCTGGCCGACCAGGGCCGCGACCCGATCGCCGTGCTCGACGGCGGCAGCCTGGGCCGCGATGAATTGCCTTCGCTGCTGGAGAAGTACCGCGACCTGTTCATCCAGGCCGAAGTGCAGACCCAGGAAGAGCTGGAAGAAAAAATCATGCGCCGCATGACCCAACTGGGCTTTGCCGGCGAAGAAAACGGCATCTACCGCTTCCTGCCACCGATGCACCGTTTCCTCGATGTCTGCCTGTCGGTCCAGCAGGATCGCGACCTGGCGGCCAGCCTGCACAGCGTGCTGCCATTGCCCGCGCCGGTATTGATCGACGAGGACAGCGACGAAAAACTGCTACAGACCGACGATCCGCTCGACCTGAGCCCCTTTGACGGCGAAGAAAGCGAAGACGACGCACTGGCCCGCGCCATTGCCGAAGAACAGGAGACCGACGCATGA
- the mksF gene encoding Mks condensin complex protein MksF has translation MSKERYGIRRFALLNTAGYSLGLFPLEEPLSVYGANNLGKSASINALQFPILARMSDMSFGKYSLEQSRRFYFASDTSYILVEVALPHGPHVIGVVGRGPGGGFGHQFFAYAGKLDLAHYQKDDTCLRQKELFTNLEREGLKAYELKPDELRRLLVGGHTSIPLDLTLIPLRSTSEQSLKTFRALFINLLHMREITAAKLKQLFLDAFEHSLRSGSVDYIAACEEAFRDVRRMEQDYNSLVAAGPLVEALANGVKQRDILRGKLHRLSPLLDSLLGTWSDYASARKEELTIQAEHYRNEQDSLQNDQRGGTQELMRLEREISGIQRWIGELSVLKNRFALVDDVKVLEQQLLAAKDAHDELAGALAQSRQFSAEDLEERLRDLEKRLKSVKQQLDHADNNSYARLREEFSQQDVERLMRLFNSALFSLPLGEHGIALDENGEWVKSMEVILDGFKGERFEVPGLSIDLSHIEPPALQALADRAALRDQKERLEKELKQLKTQQAVAADRAASKTQTEALYQQVLDAQKALEDFRRTQTLSAEEGEKLEQLAQMEAAQDELKRSSDAFTERVQQLSAKLQLVGRQIADMEAKQRTLDDALRRRQLLPADLPFGTPFMDPVDDSMDNLLPLLNDYQDSWQGLLRVDGQIEALYAQVRLKGVAKFDSEDDMERRLQLLINAYAHRTDEALTLGKARRAAVTDIARTLRNIRSDYDSLEHQLALFNREINKRQVSNLQSFRIVLAPNKEALKHIDQIIHSAGQYEEGETLSVFDLSQSAEQDNKNEEAKEYLARLVAANHNQLGLKDLFELAFEITKVNGQPVIHTDIDGAASNGTTMTIKALTNMYLLLHLMDREQAGRVRLPYYLDEAADIDEKNQAALLETSLQLGFVPILASVKPQVCASVAIDLEGGSGPNGIYIDEADWKYIRRHDAVKATVNVQADEPELDPV, from the coding sequence ATGAGCAAGGAACGCTACGGCATCCGCCGCTTTGCCCTATTGAACACCGCCGGCTACAGCCTCGGCCTGTTCCCGCTGGAAGAACCGTTGTCGGTGTACGGCGCGAACAACCTCGGCAAATCCGCTTCGATCAACGCCCTGCAGTTCCCGATCCTGGCGCGCATGTCGGACATGAGCTTCGGCAAGTACAGCCTGGAGCAGTCCCGGCGTTTCTACTTTGCCTCGGACACCAGCTACATCCTGGTGGAAGTCGCCCTGCCCCACGGCCCGCACGTGATCGGCGTGGTCGGTCGCGGCCCTGGCGGCGGTTTCGGTCATCAGTTTTTTGCCTACGCCGGCAAGCTGGACCTGGCTCACTACCAGAAAGACGACACCTGCCTGCGTCAGAAAGAGCTGTTCACCAACCTGGAGCGCGAAGGCCTCAAGGCCTACGAACTCAAACCGGATGAACTGCGGCGCCTGCTGGTGGGTGGGCACACATCGATCCCACTGGACCTGACGCTGATCCCGCTGCGTTCCACCAGCGAGCAAAGCCTAAAGACCTTCCGCGCGCTGTTCATCAACCTGCTGCACATGCGCGAAATCACAGCGGCCAAGCTCAAGCAACTGTTCCTCGACGCGTTCGAACACAGCCTGCGTTCCGGTAGCGTGGATTACATCGCCGCGTGCGAAGAAGCCTTCCGCGATGTACGACGCATGGAGCAGGACTACAACTCCCTGGTAGCGGCCGGCCCGTTGGTCGAAGCCCTGGCCAATGGCGTGAAGCAGCGCGACATTTTGCGCGGCAAACTGCATCGCCTCTCCCCCTTGCTCGACTCGTTGCTGGGCACTTGGTCGGACTATGCCAGCGCGCGCAAGGAAGAGCTGACGATCCAGGCCGAACATTACCGCAACGAACAGGATTCGCTGCAGAACGACCAACGCGGCGGCACTCAGGAGCTGATGCGCTTGGAGCGGGAGATCAGCGGCATCCAGCGCTGGATCGGCGAATTGTCGGTGCTCAAGAACCGCTTCGCCCTGGTGGATGACGTCAAGGTCTTGGAGCAGCAGTTGCTCGCCGCCAAGGACGCCCACGATGAACTGGCCGGCGCCCTGGCCCAGTCGCGGCAGTTCAGCGCCGAAGATTTGGAAGAGCGCCTGCGGGATCTGGAAAAACGCCTGAAATCGGTCAAGCAGCAACTCGATCACGCCGACAACAACAGCTACGCCCGCCTGCGGGAAGAGTTCTCGCAGCAGGACGTCGAGCGCCTGATGCGCCTGTTCAACAGTGCCCTTTTCAGCCTGCCGCTGGGCGAACACGGCATCGCGCTGGACGAGAACGGCGAGTGGGTCAAATCCATGGAAGTGATCCTCGACGGCTTCAAGGGTGAACGTTTCGAAGTGCCGGGCCTGTCCATCGACCTGTCCCACATCGAACCGCCAGCCCTGCAAGCCCTGGCCGACCGCGCGGCGTTGCGTGACCAGAAAGAACGCCTGGAAAAAGAACTCAAGCAGCTCAAAACCCAACAAGCCGTGGCGGCCGACCGTGCAGCGAGCAAGACCCAGACCGAAGCGTTGTATCAACAGGTCCTGGACGCGCAAAAAGCCCTGGAAGATTTCCGCCGGACCCAGACCCTGAGCGCCGAAGAAGGCGAGAAGCTTGAACAGCTGGCGCAGATGGAAGCGGCCCAGGACGAACTCAAGCGTTCCAGCGACGCCTTCACCGAGCGCGTCCAGCAGTTGTCCGCCAAGTTGCAACTGGTGGGCCGGCAGATCGCCGACATGGAAGCCAAGCAGCGCACCCTCGACGACGCCCTGCGCCGCCGTCAATTGCTGCCGGCGGACCTGCCGTTCGGCACGCCGTTCATGGACCCGGTCGACGACTCCATGGACAACCTGCTGCCGCTGCTCAACGACTATCAGGACAGCTGGCAAGGTCTGTTGCGGGTCGACGGCCAGATCGAAGCGCTGTATGCCCAAGTACGTCTCAAGGGCGTGGCCAAGTTCGACAGCGAAGACGACATGGAGCGGCGCCTGCAATTGCTGATCAACGCCTATGCCCACCGCACCGACGAGGCCCTGACCCTGGGCAAGGCGCGCCGTGCGGCCGTGACCGATATCGCCCGTACCCTGCGCAACATCCGCAGCGACTACGACAGCCTCGAACACCAACTGGCGCTGTTCAACCGCGAGATCAACAAGCGCCAGGTGTCCAACCTGCAGAGCTTCCGGATCGTGCTGGCGCCGAACAAGGAAGCGCTCAAGCACATCGACCAGATCATCCACAGCGCCGGCCAGTACGAGGAAGGCGAGACCCTGTCAGTGTTCGACCTCAGCCAGAGCGCCGAGCAGGACAACAAGAACGAAGAGGCCAAGGAATACCTCGCGCGCCTGGTGGCCGCTAACCACAACCAACTCGGGCTCAAGGACCTGTTCGAGCTGGCGTTCGAGATCACTAAGGTCAACGGCCAGCCGGTGATCCACACCGACATCGACGGCGCGGCATCCAACGGCACCACCATGACTATCAAGGCGCTGACCAACATGTACTTGTTGCTGCACTTGATGGACCGTGAACAAGCTGGTCGCGTGCGCCTGCCGTACTACTTGGACGAAGCAGCGGACATCGATGAGAAGAACCAGGCAGCGCTGCTGGAAACCAGCTTGCAGTTGGGCTTCGTGCCGATCCTGGCCAGCGTTAAGCCGCAAGTGTGCGCCAGTGTCGCCATCGACCTGGAGGGCGGCAGCGGCCCGAACGGTATCTATATCGACGAAGCGGACTGGAAATACATCCGTCGCCACGATGCCGTGAAGGCCACGGTGAATGTACAGGCCGATGAGCCGGAGCTGGATCCGGTGTGA
- a CDS encoding PqiB family protein, translated as MTDLPTAKTRPASNWSAIWILPLIALIIGGWLGWRAYNDTGIEINVRFESGEGIQVNKTEVVYKGMSVGKVKTLTLDDEGSSKGVIVTIEMNKDVEQYLKTGTRFWLVKPSVTLAGITGLETLVSGNYVAISPGEGESTRKFKALVEEPPLSDTKPGLHLTIKADRLGSLNRGSPVFYKQIQVGQVKSYLLSEDQSKVEIKVFIEPTYASLVRKHTRFWNASGISIDANLSGVKVRSESLASIVAGGIAFATPENRKDSPPTDPSLPFRLYEDFDAAAAGIRVKVKLSDFEGLQAGRTPVMYKGIEVGSLKTLKVDPDLSSATAELTLDPLAEDYLVTGTQFWVVKPSISLAGITGLEALVKGNYIAVRPGDKGGAPQREFEARAKAPPLDLRSPGLHLVLLTENLGSLEVGSPILYKQVKVGSVQSYQFSRKKKQLIIGVHIEKEYEGLVNGSTRFWNASGITLTGGLTGGIQVKSESLQSLMAGGISFETPEPNVPLKRRIPRFRLFADHEAAQQRGTEVTIKVDRADGLRIGTPIRFKGLDVGKIENVDLSADMQSVLLTARITEVPERIARTGTQFWVVKPELGLMKTSNLETLVTGQYIEVQPSAKSVGPQKSFVALANPPESVVPEAGLSLVLSAARRGSLKTGVPVTYREITVGKVTGYELGQTADRVLIHILIEPKYAPLVRSGTRFWNSSGFGLDFGLFKGATVRTESLETLVQGGIAFATPDGEKMGNPARPEQTFPLFDKFEDEWLSWAPKISLGK; from the coding sequence ATGACTGATTTGCCTACCGCTAAAACCCGACCGGCTTCGAACTGGTCGGCCATCTGGATCTTGCCGCTGATAGCATTGATCATCGGCGGCTGGCTCGGCTGGCGCGCCTATAACGACACCGGCATCGAAATCAATGTGCGCTTTGAGAGTGGCGAAGGCATTCAGGTCAACAAGACTGAAGTCGTCTACAAAGGCATGTCAGTCGGCAAAGTGAAGACCTTGACCCTCGATGACGAAGGCAGCTCGAAAGGCGTGATCGTGACCATCGAGATGAACAAGGACGTCGAGCAGTACCTGAAGACCGGAACACGTTTCTGGCTGGTCAAGCCGAGCGTGACCCTGGCCGGGATTACTGGTCTGGAAACCTTGGTATCAGGTAACTACGTCGCCATCAGCCCTGGTGAAGGAGAGTCGACACGTAAATTCAAGGCGTTGGTCGAAGAGCCTCCATTGTCCGACACCAAACCGGGTTTGCACCTGACCATCAAGGCTGACCGGTTGGGCTCGTTGAATCGTGGCAGCCCGGTGTTCTACAAACAAATCCAGGTCGGCCAAGTAAAGAGTTATTTGCTGTCCGAAGACCAGAGCAAAGTTGAGATCAAGGTTTTCATCGAACCGACTTATGCCAGCCTGGTGCGCAAGCACACGCGTTTCTGGAACGCCAGCGGCATCAGCATCGATGCCAACCTGTCGGGCGTCAAGGTACGCAGTGAAAGCCTGGCCAGCATCGTCGCCGGGGGGATCGCCTTCGCTACGCCTGAGAACCGCAAGGACAGTCCGCCCACGGATCCGAGCCTGCCGTTTCGCCTCTACGAAGATTTTGATGCCGCCGCAGCGGGTATCCGGGTGAAGGTCAAGCTCAGCGATTTCGAGGGCTTGCAGGCTGGCCGCACGCCGGTGATGTACAAAGGCATCGAGGTCGGCAGCCTGAAGACCCTCAAAGTCGATCCGGACCTGTCCAGCGCCACCGCCGAGTTGACGCTGGACCCGTTGGCCGAAGACTACCTGGTGACTGGCACTCAGTTCTGGGTCGTCAAGCCATCGATCTCCCTGGCAGGGATTACCGGCCTGGAAGCGTTGGTCAAGGGTAACTACATTGCTGTGCGACCGGGTGACAAGGGCGGCGCGCCGCAGCGCGAATTCGAAGCCCGGGCGAAAGCGCCACCGCTGGACTTGCGTTCACCGGGACTGCACTTGGTGTTGCTCACCGAAAACCTCGGATCGCTGGAGGTCGGCAGCCCGATCCTCTACAAGCAGGTGAAGGTCGGATCGGTACAGAGCTATCAATTCTCCCGCAAGAAAAAGCAGTTGATCATTGGTGTGCACATCGAGAAGGAATACGAAGGGCTGGTCAACGGCTCGACACGGTTCTGGAACGCCAGCGGCATTACCCTCACCGGCGGTTTGACGGGCGGGATACAGGTCAAGAGTGAGTCCCTGCAAAGCCTGATGGCCGGGGGGATTTCCTTCGAGACACCGGAACCCAATGTGCCGCTCAAAAGACGCATCCCACGGTTCCGGCTGTTTGCAGACCATGAAGCCGCGCAACAGCGGGGCACCGAGGTAACGATCAAGGTTGACCGTGCCGACGGCCTGCGCATCGGTACGCCGATTCGTTTCAAGGGGCTGGACGTGGGCAAGATCGAGAATGTGGATCTCAGTGCCGATATGCAATCGGTGCTGCTCACCGCGCGGATCACCGAAGTGCCGGAGCGTATCGCCCGGACCGGTACGCAGTTTTGGGTGGTCAAGCCTGAGTTGGGCTTGATGAAGACGTCCAACCTGGAAACGCTGGTGACAGGCCAATACATTGAGGTGCAGCCTTCTGCAAAAAGCGTTGGGCCGCAAAAAAGCTTCGTCGCGCTGGCCAATCCACCGGAAAGCGTCGTACCTGAAGCCGGCCTGAGCCTGGTGTTGAGTGCGGCCCGTCGCGGTTCGTTGAAAACCGGCGTGCCGGTGACCTATCGCGAGATCACGGTGGGCAAAGTCACCGGTTATGAATTGGGCCAGACGGCGGATCGCGTGCTGATCCATATCCTGATCGAACCCAAATATGCGCCACTGGTCCGTAGCGGCACGCGGTTCTGGAACAGCAGCGGCTTTGGCCTGGACTTCGGTTTGTTCAAGGGCGCGACGGTGCGGACCGAGTCGCTGGAGACATTGGTACAGGGCGGCATTGCGTTCGCGACACCGGACGGCGAGAAGATGGGTAACCCGGCGCGACCGGAGCAGACCTTCCCGCTGTTCGATAAGTTTGAAGATGAATGGCTGTCCTGGGCGCCGAAGATCAGTCTCGGCAAATAA
- a CDS encoding paraquat-inducible protein A gives MRAIDAGILICTECHELNRQDAEADNQTCTRCGARVHPRRPNSLMRTWALLLTAAILYIPANLLPIMTINSLGQGAPSTIMAGVIELVHHGMIPIAAVVFIASIVVPTFKLVGIALLLFSVQRHQPMSARQRILMYRFIEFIGRWSMLDIFVIAILVAVVNFGRLASVEAGLGAIAFASVVILTMIAAVTFDPRLIWDNTESDDDHD, from the coding sequence ATGCGGGCGATTGATGCAGGGATACTGATCTGTACTGAATGCCATGAATTGAATCGGCAGGATGCCGAGGCCGACAACCAGACCTGTACTCGTTGCGGCGCACGGGTTCATCCCCGTCGCCCAAACAGCCTGATGCGGACCTGGGCCTTATTGCTCACTGCCGCGATCCTTTATATCCCGGCCAATTTGTTGCCGATCATGACGATCAACTCGCTGGGCCAAGGAGCCCCGAGCACTATCATGGCCGGCGTCATCGAGCTGGTGCATCACGGCATGATTCCTATCGCCGCCGTGGTATTCATCGCCAGTATCGTGGTCCCCACCTTTAAATTGGTCGGTATCGCCTTGTTGCTGTTTTCCGTGCAGCGGCACCAGCCCATGTCGGCCCGGCAACGCATCCTGATGTACCGCTTCATCGAGTTCATCGGCCGCTGGTCGATGCTGGATATTTTCGTGATCGCCATTCTGGTGGCCGTCGTGAATTTTGGCCGGCTCGCCAGTGTCGAAGCCGGTCTCGGCGCGATTGCCTTTGCCAGCGTAGTGATTTTGACAATGATTGCCGCAGTAACTTTCGATCCCCGACTGATTTGGGATAACACGGAGTCGGATGACGACCATGACTGA
- a CDS encoding paraquat-inducible protein A, producing the protein MPDPSDTERLSDLPLEDLVACHECDFLMKKPQLAHGEKAECPRCGYELYAHRHNVVERSLALVIAALLLYVPANFLPIMQLNLLGQSAQDTVWSGVVGLFDTGMQGISMVVFLCSMGIPLLKLLCQLVVLLTIRLNVGRGYGLLLYRIYHHLRDWGMLEVYLMGVLVAIVKLADMAAITVGLGLVCFISLLLVQVWLEVVMSPHQIWQALSGEDAHAGD; encoded by the coding sequence ATGCCCGATCCGTCAGACACTGAGAGGTTGTCAGATCTACCCCTGGAGGATCTGGTAGCGTGCCATGAATGCGACTTCTTGATGAAAAAACCGCAATTGGCCCATGGCGAAAAAGCCGAGTGCCCCCGTTGTGGATATGAACTTTATGCTCACCGACACAATGTGGTCGAACGCAGTCTTGCCTTGGTGATCGCCGCGCTGCTGTTATATGTGCCGGCCAACTTTTTACCCATCATGCAACTCAATCTGCTCGGGCAGTCTGCGCAGGATACCGTTTGGAGTGGCGTGGTCGGCCTGTTCGACACGGGCATGCAAGGCATATCGATGGTGGTGTTCCTATGCAGCATGGGTATTCCGCTGCTCAAGTTGCTTTGCCAGTTGGTTGTGCTGCTGACCATCCGCTTGAATGTTGGTCGTGGCTACGGGTTGTTGCTGTATCGCATTTATCACCACTTACGCGACTGGGGCATGCTTGAGGTCTACCTCATGGGCGTACTGGTGGCCATCGTCAAGCTGGCAGACATGGCAGCTATTACCGTAGGCCTTGGCCTGGTGTGTTTCATCAGTCTGTTGCTGGTCCAGGTCTGGCTGGAGGTGGTGATGTCACCGCATCAGATCTGGCAAGCGTTATCAGGAGAAGATGCCCATGCGGGCGATTGA
- the msrQ gene encoding protein-methionine-sulfoxide reductase heme-binding subunit MsrQ codes for MRFPAWRISVFVAAALWPLLWLYEALVNSLGPDPGKVLVDRLGLGTLVLLLITLSMTPLQKLTGWAGWIAVRRQLGLWCFAYVVMHLSGYAAFILGFDWSQLGVELSKRPYIIVGAVGFLGLLALAVTSNRYSQRRLGVRWKKLHRVVYLILGLGLLHMLWIVRADLKEWSIYAFIGAVLLMLRIPPLMRRIPRLLGRKVSTATKA; via the coding sequence ATGCGTTTTCCAGCGTGGCGGATCAGCGTTTTCGTTGCGGCGGCGCTCTGGCCGCTGCTCTGGCTCTACGAGGCGTTAGTGAACTCGTTGGGTCCCGACCCGGGCAAGGTGCTGGTGGATCGGCTCGGGCTGGGAACGCTGGTGTTGCTATTGATTACGTTGAGCATGACGCCCTTGCAGAAATTGACGGGGTGGGCGGGGTGGATTGCCGTCAGACGGCAGCTGGGGTTGTGGTGTTTTGCCTACGTGGTGATGCATCTGAGTGGATATGCGGCTTTTATCTTGGGCTTCGACTGGTCGCAGTTGGGTGTCGAACTCAGCAAGCGGCCTTACATTATTGTCGGGGCGGTTGGGTTCCTCGGTTTGTTGGCTCTGGCGGTTACCTCCAATCGCTACAGTCAGCGGCGTCTTGGTGTGCGCTGGAAGAAGCTGCACCGCGTGGTTTATCTGATTCTGGGGCTTGGGTTGCTGCATATGCTCTGGATTGTTCGGGCGGATCTGAAGGAATGGTCGATCTACGCCTTTATAGGGGCCGTTCTGTTGATGCTCAGGATCCCACCGCTTATGCGCCGAATCCCGCGTTTGTTGGGGCGGAAGGTCTCGACTGCAACAAAAGCGTAA